ACTGACATATTGCGTAATTGCCGTGACATTCGGAAAGTTCACATAAATTGGATTGTAAATACTAAAGACAAAAATTGAAGCCTGCTGATTCAACCCTTGCAACTTATTAAACAATTTCGTTAATTTGTTAGCATAGGTCGTTTGCGCCGTCGCCACGGTGGTATTATTTTTTGCCGTATTATTGGATGTAATCGACCCTTCCAAAGTTTGCAACAAATCATTACCCCCAACCGTGACCGTAATCACATCAGCAGCTGCAATTTTTTGTTGCAACGACTTAGACTTATTGATGCGTGCTAAAATTTGATCACTACGATCACCCGACTTACCTGCATTGGTCGTCATTACGGTCAAATTTTGCCGTTTCGTCAACGTTTTTTTTATTTGACCCACGTAGCCGCCCTCGGCTTCATCGCCCACACCTTCAGTCAATGAATCGCCTACTGCGACTAACTTAATTTTAGTTTTATGCGCCACTTTTTTCGTAGCTGATGATGCTTTCGTCGTCTTTTTAGACGTTGTGGTGGTCGTCGTGTGATGGAGACCACGGTTTAAGCCCCAAAAAACACCCCCGGCTAAAATGACAACGACCAACGCCACCTTAACAACTTCCCATATTTTCCGCATGCCGTTTTAGCATCCTTTCTTTAATCATTTTAAGCAAAAAGGACGCCACAATTGCGTCCCGTCTGCTTAAGCTAAGGTCTGCGTGTGGTATTCCACGGCAAACGCACCTGGACCACCATGGGTCGCAATAATCGGTACGGTTGGTTGCACACTAACCTTCAAGCTTGGAATAGCCGCTTGCAGGCGTTCCCGATAAGTTTCCACCCGTTCTGTAGCGCCAACATGTGAAATGGCAACTTCAACAACATTCGGGGTCTGAATGATATCTTCGATTACCTTATCAAAAAATTTATTAATCGCTTTAACGCCGCGACCCTTCATCTTAACGTCTAACGACCCATCATCAACTTCCAACGCAATTTTGACGTTTAGTAAGGTACTGATGGCCCCCGTCAAACGACTGATACGCCCGCCAGCAACTAAATTATTGAGCGTCATCACGCCCATGAATAATTTAGTATGTGCTTGGGTGGCATGAACTTGATCAACCACGGCTGCCTTATCTGCCCCAGTTTGCGCTAACTTAGCCGCATTTAAAACTTGAAAGGCCATTGCCCGATCAGTGGTACGAGCATCAATCACAGTCACATCGGTTTTGGTAATTGAAGCCGCCTGTTCCGCTGTGTGCACGGTCCCCGAAATAGCTTCCAACATGTTGATACAAACCACACTAGCGCCATCCGCACCGAGGCGATCAAACGTTTCGATGAACGTTCCTAAAGCTGGTTGACTCGTTTTAGGGAGAGATTTAGCGCTCGCCATCTTTTGGATGAACTCGTCACGCGTAATGGTTTCATCTTCAACATAAATTGTGCCATCGATCATGACGGACAACGGAATCACGGTAATATCGTATTTTTGAATCTCGGCATCTGTTAAATTTGCCGAAGAATCGGTCACAATCTTGATTTTCGTCATACTTTGCCACGCTTTCTTATGCTTGTAATGGTTACAATACCGTTACAATAAATTAATGCTTTTAGTATAGCAGAAATAGCGCCGTGTTTCACGGTTACTTATCGAATCATCGCCGGTTAAACTCATCAAAACTATAGGTGTATGGTACTGCAGCAGTTGCAATCCCCGGTGTTTGCGTGGTTAACTGCCACTGCGTATAATCAATCGCCGGCATCCATGTATCGCCAGTAAAATCCTGGTTAATCATCGTCCGGTACAAACGATCGGCGCGTGGTAAGACCGCTTCAAAAACGGTACTCCCACCAATCACGAACACTAATTCATCCGGCTGCTGCGCAATCAACGCCCATAACTCATCAAGTTGCTTGAATTGCTGAACGCCCGCCGGTAAGATAAGGGGTTGATGTGATAACACAATGTTTTGTCGGTAGGGTAACGGTCGTTTAAACCCGGCAAAAGTCTTACGTCCCATAACAATCGGATGATGCAAAGTTAACGTCTTAAAACGTTTGAGATCAGCTGGTAAGTGCCAAGGTAATTGACCCGCTTTCCCGATCACACCGTTGGCCGCTTGGGCCCAAATCAAAGCTAGCATTCAGGTCCCTCCTAAATCGCAACCGGCGCTTTAATCGCCGGTGCGGGATCATAACCAACTAACTGAATATCTTGCATTTGATAATCAAAAATACTTTCAGGATGACCACTCAATTGTAACTGTGGCGCTGGTTTGGGCGTTCGGGTTAACTGCAACTTGATTTGATCTAAATGATTCGTATACAGATGGGCATCGCCCAAGGTATGCACGAATTCACCGACTTGTAAGCCAGTCGCCTGGGCGACTAAATGCGTCAGTAACGCATAACTTGCAATATTAAAGGGAACGCCTAAAAAGACATCACCAGAACGCTGATAAAGTTGACAGCTTAACTTGCCATCCGCCACGTAAAATTGAAACAACGTGTGACATGGTGGTAAGGCCATACTAGGCACATCTTCTGGATTCCAAGCCGATACAATCAACCGCCGTGAGTCTGGGTGGGTTTTAATCATCTCAATAACATTAGCAATCTGATCAATCGTTGAACCAGTTCGGGTCTGCCAATGACGCCACTGAGCACCATAGACATCACCTAAATTTCCATACTGCGCCGCAAACTGATCATCCGTTAAAATTTGCTGATCAAAAGCGTGCATTTGTGCTTGATAGCGTGGTTTGAAATCTGGATCCGTTAAGCGCCGATGTTCAAAATCGGTCATATCCGGCCCCTGATAAGCTGGACTCGTGACCCAATTCTTAAACGCCCATTCATCCCAAATATGGTTATGATGTTGCAACAAATATTGAATATTCGTATCGCCGTGTAAAAACCACAACAACTCACTCTTAATCAAGCCAAAGGGGACTTTTTTAGTCGTTAACAACGGAAATCCTGCGGCTAAATCAAAGCGCATTTGATAGCCAAACAGACTATAAGTCCCAGTCCCAGTCCGATCATCTTTATAGGTCCCATGCGCTAAAATATCGCGCGCTAAGTTTAAATAACTATCTTCTAACATTGCCGCCATCCTCTCATGCCTCAGCGTATTGGCTTAGATAATCCCATCGATCCATCTGTTCATCAATTGTTTGTTCCGTCGTCGTCAATTCTTTTTGTAACGCTGCTAATTGTCCATAATCACTGGCATTATCGGCCATAGCTTGCTCAATTTCGGTTTTATGGCTATCTAGGGTTTCAATCTTACCCTCAATTTTTTCATACTCTAATTGTTCAGCATACGTTAACTTAACTTTGGTCTTGGGCTTAGTCGTTGGCGTTGCGGTAACCGGTGGCGTTTTGACTGCCGCATTAGCTGGCTTTAAAGCTGCTTTTTGATCTTTCAAATAGCTTGAGAAACGACCAGCATAGCGATCAATCTTGCCATTTCCTTCAAAAATCAATAATTCAGTGCCGACTTTATCCAAGAAATAACGATCATGTGAGACGGTAATGACCGTTCCGGCAAACGAAGCGAGGTAATTTTCGAGCACTGTCAACGTCCCAATATCCAAGTCATTCGTTGGTTCATCGAGTAATAACACGTTTGGTTGTTGCATCAACAATTTCAATAGATACAACCGGCGTTTTTCACCACCTGACAGTTTCCGAATCAACGTCCCATGCATGGCGCGTGGAAAGAGAAACTCTTCTAATAATTCAGTCACTGAAACCCGTTCACCTTGCTTATTGAGTACATTCTCCCCGACATCTTGCAAGTAATTAATCATCCGTTTATCACCTGGAATAGGTTCTGTCTGCTGGGTGTAATAACCTAACTTGACCGTTTCACCAATCGTCACGGTCCCTGAATCTAACGGCAAACGGCCTGCAATCACATTGAGCAAGCTCGACTTTCCCGCACCATTCAAACCAGTAATCCCAATACGGTCATTAGCTTGAATCAAGATGGAGAAATCGTTTAAAATCGTCTGCTGATCAAATTTTAAGTTGGCGGCTTTAACTTCGATGACCTTTTTACCTAATCGTTGTTGCCCTAACGAAATATCCACATCATCATCAACTTGTAAGGTATTCAGATTATCTTTTAAATCATTAAACCGGTTAATCCGGCCTTGTTGCTTGGTACTTCGGGCCGGGGCACCAGCTCGCATCCATGCTAGTTCTTGCTTGTACAGCTGCTGTTGCTTATGTTCCGCAGTCACGTCACGGGCCACCCGTTCGGCTTTAGCTTGGACATAATCTTGATAGTTCCCGGTGTACTTATAAAGTGACCCAAAGGACAATTCAAACATCTGATTAGCCACTTGGTCTAAGAAGTACCGATCATGGGTCACGACCATTAAAGCCCCTTTATAAGCGGCTAAATAGGCTTCTAACCATTCAATCGAGTCAAAATCCAAGTGGTTGGTTGGTTCATCAAGTAACAATAAATCAGGCGACTGTATTAGAACTTGGGCCAATCCGACTCGCTTCCGTTGCCCACCGGACATGGTCTTAACCACTTGCGTTAAATCCGTAATATGCAATTGCGTTAAGATGGTTTTAACATCATTTTCGGTCGTCCAAGCATCCGCTTGATTCATCTTCGTTTCGGCGTCTAAATAGGCCTGCTGCGCAGTGGGATCTTCTGGGGTTTGCCCATAGGCCGCCAGGGTCGCTTCGTAATGTCGAATCGTTTTAAAAATTTGTTGACTCCCAGCCAACACAGCATCTAAGGCCGTTAAGGTTTCATCTAATTCTGGTTGCTGCTTTAAATAACCAATTTCATAATTTTTGGGCTGGACTAATTGACCAGCTTCTGGTGCAGTGATCCCAGCTAAAACATCCAATAAGCTGGTCTTACCAGAACCATTGACGCCAATCACGCCAATCCGATCATGTTCATTAATGATAAATGAAATATCATCAAATAACGTCTTCTCACCATAAGTTCGGGTCAGATTTTCTGCTCTCAATGTTTGCATTCTTACAAACCACCCTTTTTTACATCATTAAACTCTATCTTAGCTAGAAATCTGCTAAAACACAACTAACAAACATGGTCATTCATGTTTCTCATAAAAAAAACTTCTAGCCTTAAAGACTAGAAGTTTCGGTTAACACGTCATTATTTTTGATCACCATAAACATCTAAAACCGTGTTTTCAGCGTCAACAACTAAATGTAATGACCCATTGGCAGACAATGAACTGGTTTGATAAACATTATCCAACCCGTCCACGTCTTTGGCTTTGAATGGCAAGTAAACTTGTTCACTCCCCCGTTCATCACCAAACAAGATATCCACTTTTTCAATATCTTGGAAATGCGTCACCCGTTCAAACATCCCACTGGTTACCGATGCTAGATGTGTGGTGTCTGGATCAACGGCATCGGCATCAGGTTCAAATTCAGCCTTGAATGACTTACAAGGATGAATAATCGTCATTTTGCCGCCTTTAATCCGACCATAACTCGTGGTTACTCGGCTAATCCAAAGATCAGAAATATCCTTGTGGTTAACAACCCAAGTATCCCCGTTCCGAAAATAAAACTTTAATGCTTCTAATGCTCTATCCATTTTCGATCACCTCATTGAAGAATTAGTTCCACTTCAATCCTAACAGATTAACAGAAAATATCAATCACTTTTTGTATCCGCTACCATCCGTGCAAAATCAAGCAATTGCTTGCTCTCATTTGGCACTTGGCCTTGGACAACGGCCAGCAAGGTTTGGGCCAAAATTTGACCCATTTGCGGCCCTGGTGTGACGAGGTGATTTTTTAATAAATCACCGCCATTAATCGCCAAGTCACGTTTATGTTGAATCGGCAACGCTGCATAATCAGCCAACAGTGTCGACATGGGTTGACCAAAGCCTAATAAGTTAGCCACCGTATTAGCGGTCGTTAAAGCCGCTGTGCCCGCGTTAAACAATTCAGGAGCT
This genomic window from Lactobacillus sp. CBA3606 contains:
- a CDS encoding SGNH/GDSL hydrolase family protein, with the protein product MRKIWEVVKVALVVVILAGGVFWGLNRGLHHTTTTTTSKKTTKASSATKKVAHKTKIKLVAVGDSLTEGVGDEAEGGYVGQIKKTLTKRQNLTVMTTNAGKSGDRSDQILARINKSKSLQQKIAAADVITVTVGGNDLLQTLEGSITSNNTAKNNTTVATAQTTYANKLTKLFNKLQGLNQQASIFVFSIYNPIYVNFPNVTAITQYVSQWNDQTQTTISHYQKTYFMDINTTMSHGQYTTAAQISRLKKASTNTDLTKITNSTALGTALNAKSKANRLISKSDNFHPNQRGYQVFTNKLYQTMVAHPAWLIKK
- a CDS encoding DegV family protein; this encodes MTKIKIVTDSSANLTDAEIQKYDITVIPLSVMIDGTIYVEDETITRDEFIQKMASAKSLPKTSQPALGTFIETFDRLGADGASVVCINMLEAISGTVHTAEQAASITKTDVTVIDARTTDRAMAFQVLNAAKLAQTGADKAAVVDQVHATQAHTKLFMGVMTLNNLVAGGRISRLTGAISTLLNVKIALEVDDGSLDVKMKGRGVKAINKFFDKVIEDIIQTPNVVEVAISHVGATERVETYRERLQAAIPSLKVSVQPTVPIIATHGGPGAFAVEYHTQTLA
- a CDS encoding dihydrofolate reductase produces the protein MLALIWAQAANGVIGKAGQLPWHLPADLKRFKTLTLHHPIVMGRKTFAGFKRPLPYRQNIVLSHQPLILPAGVQQFKQLDELWALIAQQPDELVFVIGGSTVFEAVLPRADRLYRTMINQDFTGDTWMPAIDYTQWQLTTQTPGIATAAVPYTYSFDEFNRR
- a CDS encoding thymidylate synthase, with the translated sequence MLEDSYLNLARDILAHGTYKDDRTGTGTYSLFGYQMRFDLAAGFPLLTTKKVPFGLIKSELLWFLHGDTNIQYLLQHHNHIWDEWAFKNWVTSPAYQGPDMTDFEHRRLTDPDFKPRYQAQMHAFDQQILTDDQFAAQYGNLGDVYGAQWRHWQTRTGSTIDQIANVIEMIKTHPDSRRLIVSAWNPEDVPSMALPPCHTLFQFYVADGKLSCQLYQRSGDVFLGVPFNIASYALLTHLVAQATGLQVGEFVHTLGDAHLYTNHLDQIKLQLTRTPKPAPQLQLSGHPESIFDYQMQDIQLVGYDPAPAIKAPVAI
- a CDS encoding ABC-F family ATP-binding cassette domain-containing protein, with product MQTLRAENLTRTYGEKTLFDDISFIINEHDRIGVIGVNGSGKTSLLDVLAGITAPEAGQLVQPKNYEIGYLKQQPELDETLTALDAVLAGSQQIFKTIRHYEATLAAYGQTPEDPTAQQAYLDAETKMNQADAWTTENDVKTILTQLHITDLTQVVKTMSGGQRKRVGLAQVLIQSPDLLLLDEPTNHLDFDSIEWLEAYLAAYKGALMVVTHDRYFLDQVANQMFELSFGSLYKYTGNYQDYVQAKAERVARDVTAEHKQQQLYKQELAWMRAGAPARSTKQQGRINRFNDLKDNLNTLQVDDDVDISLGQQRLGKKVIEVKAANLKFDQQTILNDFSILIQANDRIGITGLNGAGKSSLLNVIAGRLPLDSGTVTIGETVKLGYYTQQTEPIPGDKRMINYLQDVGENVLNKQGERVSVTELLEEFLFPRAMHGTLIRKLSGGEKRRLYLLKLLMQQPNVLLLDEPTNDLDIGTLTVLENYLASFAGTVITVSHDRYFLDKVGTELLIFEGNGKIDRYAGRFSSYLKDQKAALKPANAAVKTPPVTATPTTKPKTKVKLTYAEQLEYEKIEGKIETLDSHKTEIEQAMADNASDYGQLAALQKELTTTEQTIDEQMDRWDYLSQYAEA